A stretch of the Salmo salar chromosome ssa20, Ssal_v3.1, whole genome shotgun sequence genome encodes the following:
- the LOC123729261 gene encoding G-protein coupled receptor 4, whose product MEKQMDKTNFTCVTISQSPISDFLMGIYILAFILGLAFNLLTLGPIVQQVRSQNVLGVFLLNLSLSDILYILTMPLWINYYHRDHHWSLGSLSCSVAGFFYYSNMYLSIYLLCCISVDRYLAITYPLRTKAFRSICYAWVLCLVLCAAVMSAHSLVLFKDNLQDAHDDKLDRCYETYPMPKPVALFNLLRVGIGFLLPLLVLGLCYWRILGQVKQSKGLGEQVKRKVRLLSFGVMGIFSVCFAPYHLLLLTRSLAYYYMDEQRYCEFEEIMHFPFLCTLALSSLNSVVDPVLYVLVSNGVREDMRLCCCGNRKSQREKDSSVIAVTWKTHTSMI is encoded by the coding sequence ATGGAGAAACAGATGGATAAAACAAACTTTACTTGCGTGACAATCTCTCAAAGCCCTATCAGTGACTTCCTGATGGGCATCTACATACTGGCCTTTATCCTGGGCTTGGCCTTTAACCTCTTGACCCTTGGCCCAATTGTCCAGCAGGTCCGCAGCCAGAACGTCCTTGGGGTATTCCTGctcaacctgtccctgtctgacaTACTCTATATCCTCACCATGCCTCTCTGGATCAACTACTACCACCGGGACCACCACTGGAGCCTGGGCAGCCTCTCCTGCAGCGTGGCTGGCTTCTTCTACTACTCCAACATGTACCTTAGCATCTACCTGCTGTGCTGCATCTCTGTGGACCGCTACCTGGCCATCACCTACCCCCTGAGGACCAAGGCCTTCCGCAGCATATGCTACGCCTGGGTGCTGTGTCTGGTTCTGTGTGCGGCTGTCATGTCCGCACACAGCCTGGTGCTGTTCAAGGACAACCTGCAGGACGCCCACGACGACAAGCTGGACCGCTGCTACGAGACCTACCCTATGCCAAAGCCCGTGGCCCTGTTCAACCTGCTGCGGGTGGGCATCGGCTTCCTGCTGCCCCTGCTGGTGCTGGGGCTCTGTTACTGGAGGATCCTGGGCCAGGTGAAGCAGAGCAAGGGGCTGGGGGAGCAGGTTAAGAGGAAGGTACGGCTGCTCTCCTTCGGGGTGATGGGGATCTTCTCTGTGTGCTTCGCCCCCTACCATCTCCTCCTGCTGACCCGTTCCCTGGCCTACTACTATATGGACGAACAGAGGTACTGTGAGTTTGAGGAGATCATGCACTTCCCCTTCTTGTGCACGCTGGCCCTGTCCAGCCTGAACAGTGTGGTGGACCCAGTGCTGTATGTGCTGGTCAGTAACGGGGTGAGGGAGGACATGAGACTGTGCTGCTGTGGGAACAGAAAGAGTCAAAGGGAGAAAGACAGTTCCGTCATCGCAGTAACATGGAAGACACATACAAGCATGATCTGA
- the LOC123729262 gene encoding prolactin-releasing peptide receptor-like → MDPVLEEVLSGANSTGGPSLNHSNNPLDMFSGMQLLLRFKPLFLPLYCLLVAVAGIGNSILLACILADKKLHNATNFFIGNLAAGDLLMCLTCVPLTASYAFDSRGWAFGRPLCHLVPLLQAATVFASVLSLTAIAVDRYVVVAHPVRRRISVGGCGAVALGVWGLSLALAAPPSLHTRYLDLRPRGVELVVCEEFWPSSGQLRLFYSCCILVASYMIPLLSVSVSYCAITVHLRRHTLPGEPSHCQQRWSQRRRKTFSLLVASVLAFALCWLPLQVLNLLLDLDPDYHIVDKRYVNVLQVCCHLVAMSSACYNPFIYASLHSKVWLHLKGYLCPYCRQGPPGGQLLSRSTSRNPATCLSLLSEVSAPTKETPGAAGPESDPTNDSTL, encoded by the exons ATGGATCCCGTCCTGGAGGAGGTCCTGAGTGGGGCCAACTCTACTGGAGGCCCCTCCCTGAACCACAGCAACAACCCCCTGGACATGTTCTCTGGCATGCAGCTGCTGCTGCGCTTCAAGCCCCTCTTCCTGCCCCTCTACTGCCTTCTGGTGGCCGTGGCCGGCATAGGAAATTCCATCCTGCTGGCCTGTATCCTGGCCGACAAGAAGCTCCACAATGCCACCAACTTCTTCATCGGTAACCTGGCGGCCGGCGACCTGCTGATGTGTCTGACCTGCGTCCCTCTGACTGCCTCGTACGCTTTCGACAGCCGCGGCTGGGCCTTCGGACGCCCTCTCTGCCACCTGGTACCGCTGCTGCAGGCCGCCACCGTCTTCGCCTCGGTGCTGTCCCTCACGGCCATCGCTGTGGACCGCTACGTGGTGGTGGCCCACCCAGTGAGGAGGAGGATCTCTGTCGGGGGCTGCGGCGCGGTGGCTCTGGGGGTGTGGGGGTTGTCTCTGGCCCTggctgcccctccctccctccacacgcGCTACCTGGACCTGAGGCCCCGTGGGGTGGAGCTGGTGGTGTGTGAGGAGTTTTGGCCGAGCTCTGGCCAGCTCAGGCTGTTCTACTCCTGCTGTATCCTGGTAGCCTCCTACATGATCCCTCTGCTGTCAGTCAGCGTATCCTACTGTGCCATCACAGTGCACCTGAGACGCCACACGCTGCCCGGAGAGCCCTCACACTGCCAGCAGCGCTGGagccagaggaggaggaaaaCCTTCTCTCTCCTGGTGGCCTCTGTGCTTGCCTTTGCGCTCTGCTGGCTGCCCCTGCAG GTGCTGAACCTGCTGCTGGACCTGGACCCAGACTACCACATCGTGGACAAGCGCTATGTCAATGTGCTGCAGGTGTGCTGCCACCTGGTGGCCATGAGCTCCGCCTGCTACAACCCCTTCATCTACGCCTCCCTGCACAGTAAGGTCTGGCTGCACCTCAAGGGCTACCTGTGCCCTTACTGCCGCCAGGGGCCCCCAGGGGGCCAGCTCCTCTCCCGCTCCACCTCCCGGAACCCGGCCACGTGCCTCAGTCTGCTCTCTGAGGTCTCCGCCCCCACCAAGGAGACCCCGGGAGCCGCCGGTCCTGAGTCTGACCCCACCAACGACAGCACCCTCTGA